Proteins from one Paenibacillus amylolyticus genomic window:
- a CDS encoding DegV family protein yields the protein MSHKVAIVTDSTADIPEELIRKYGIHIVPLRVLFGEETYADGVDLTSEQFYEKLKKVSVLPTTSQPSPTDFMNVYQALLDENPERPIVSIHLSSGMSGTYQSAMLGKSLLEREGDITVLDSKSASYGYGLMVVQAAELAEQGKSAVEIAAAIEGMQQSRKLFFLVDTLEYLQKGGRIGKASAILGTLLNIKPILSIDEEGVIYAVEKVRGHKKAMARIIELFQKDLAGKRVNLAVGHTADPGSAIACAEQLRGHFTLNEVIYTNIGAVIGSHVGPGVIAIFMWPVPE from the coding sequence ATGAGCCACAAGGTTGCGATCGTAACAGACAGTACGGCGGATATTCCCGAAGAACTCATCCGCAAATACGGGATTCATATTGTTCCGTTGCGGGTTCTATTCGGTGAAGAAACTTATGCAGATGGCGTTGATCTGACTTCGGAACAGTTCTACGAAAAATTGAAGAAGGTTTCTGTGTTGCCTACAACTTCACAGCCTTCTCCAACCGATTTCATGAATGTATATCAAGCACTGCTTGATGAGAACCCGGAGCGCCCGATTGTATCCATCCACCTGTCATCCGGCATGAGTGGTACCTATCAATCGGCTATGCTTGGCAAGTCTTTGCTGGAGCGTGAAGGTGACATCACCGTGCTGGATTCGAAGTCGGCATCGTATGGATACGGTCTAATGGTGGTACAGGCTGCTGAACTTGCCGAACAGGGCAAGTCAGCGGTCGAAATCGCTGCTGCGATTGAAGGGATGCAGCAATCTCGCAAATTATTCTTTCTCGTGGATACTCTGGAGTATCTGCAAAAGGGCGGTCGAATTGGCAAAGCTTCAGCCATCTTGGGAACGTTGCTTAACATTAAGCCGATCCTGTCTATTGATGAAGAAGGCGTGATCTACGCAGTTGAGAAAGTCAGAGGTCATAAAAAAGCAATGGCACGCATTATTGAGCTGTTCCAGAAGGATCTTGCAGGCAAACGGGTTAACCTGGCGGTAGGTCATACCGCTGACCCGGGATCAGCAATCGCTTGTGCAGAGCAGCTGCGTGGTCATTTTACACTGAATGAAGTGATCTATACCAATATTGGCGCCGTCATCGGCAGTCATGTTGGACCTGGTGTCATTGCGATCTTTATGTGGCCTGTTCCGGAATGA
- a CDS encoding stage VI sporulation protein F → MGYQQYGISPQLVERIKLKMKNPAVKERIKKLIDGVTKSDLQDKAKVRRLVKSSAVIMNENFSAAQEEQFVAFVLAQKIDPNNTFHLIKLWGMFR, encoded by the coding sequence TTGGGTTATCAACAATATGGAATTAGTCCGCAGCTGGTGGAGCGGATCAAATTAAAGATGAAGAATCCGGCAGTCAAAGAGCGTATCAAAAAATTGATTGATGGCGTGACCAAGTCTGATTTGCAGGATAAGGCCAAGGTCAGAAGACTGGTCAAGTCTTCCGCAGTCATTATGAATGAAAATTTCTCTGCGGCACAGGAGGAGCAGTTTGTTGCGTTTGTGCTTGCACAGAAGATTGATCCGAATAATACGTTTCATTTGATTAAGCTGTGGGGGATGTTTAGGTAG
- a CDS encoding sensor histidine kinase yields MFTMLLGLFERAALLIIFLFFLSRVPRFRQILQKGKLRWQESIAVTLLFCAFAIFGTYTGINVEGSLVNVRIIAVLSGGILFGAPVGIITGIVSGVHRYLIDMDGITAIPCLITSILAGLVSGYIHKYTPKSKRWIIGIGAGMICEALTMLLILLFSYPDPLGADIVSKIALPMILGEVNIGLIVLLVQSVEGEKEMIAARQAKLALEIANKTLPYFRSIDEDSLRKICRIIQEDIQADAVAITDTRNVLAYVGFGEERYHIGNEIISEMTKKTISSGEITISNDVIDEKTPDIHSLLIIPLKERGDITGALKIYYRKAYKITYPLQTMAVGLSQIISTQMEVSRVEEIKAAANKAELRALQTTIHPHFLFNALNAIASSIRTKPDRARELIVNLSGYMRYNLELSDELIDIHKELEQVRNYVEIEKARFGSWLNVIYEIDEVAVHIPSLVIQPLVENAIIHGILKVKGPGTVRIRVQDYPEFVRISVSDTGAGISADIIERVYHDRMPGNQIGLYNVHRRVKLIYGQGVTITRLEQGTDILFDVPKGDVVTR; encoded by the coding sequence ATGTTTACGATGCTGCTGGGTTTATTTGAACGGGCGGCGCTGCTGATTATATTTTTATTCTTTCTGTCGAGGGTGCCGAGATTCAGGCAGATTCTGCAAAAGGGGAAATTAAGGTGGCAGGAATCTATTGCGGTTACCTTGTTATTCTGTGCTTTTGCCATCTTCGGGACATATACGGGCATTAATGTGGAAGGTTCACTGGTGAATGTGCGGATCATCGCCGTGTTATCGGGTGGTATTTTGTTCGGAGCACCTGTGGGTATTATTACGGGGATAGTCTCCGGGGTGCATCGGTATTTGATCGATATGGATGGAATCACAGCCATACCGTGTCTCATCACAAGTATCCTGGCAGGTCTGGTCTCCGGCTATATACATAAGTACACACCCAAGTCCAAGCGATGGATTATCGGTATTGGTGCTGGAATGATCTGTGAAGCGCTCACAATGTTATTGATCCTGCTATTCTCCTATCCTGATCCACTGGGTGCCGATATTGTTTCGAAGATTGCGCTGCCCATGATTCTGGGTGAAGTCAATATTGGTCTGATTGTGCTTCTGGTGCAGAGTGTTGAAGGGGAAAAGGAAATGATTGCAGCTCGTCAGGCGAAGCTGGCACTGGAGATTGCGAACAAGACCTTACCGTATTTCCGTTCCATCGATGAGGATTCTCTGCGCAAAATCTGCCGGATTATTCAAGAGGATATTCAGGCTGATGCGGTTGCGATTACAGATACTCGGAATGTACTGGCTTATGTAGGATTTGGCGAGGAACGCTATCATATTGGCAATGAAATTATAAGTGAAATGACCAAGAAGACGATCTCCAGCGGGGAGATCACGATCAGTAATGATGTTATTGATGAAAAAACACCGGATATCCACTCGCTGTTAATCATTCCGCTCAAAGAACGAGGGGACATTACAGGTGCGCTCAAAATCTATTATCGCAAAGCGTACAAAATTACGTATCCTTTGCAAACGATGGCTGTAGGTCTGTCGCAGATCATCTCGACGCAGATGGAAGTATCGCGGGTAGAAGAGATTAAGGCCGCTGCCAACAAAGCTGAACTCCGCGCATTACAGACGACCATTCATCCTCATTTTCTGTTTAATGCGCTAAATGCCATTGCTTCGTCCATCCGCACCAAACCAGATCGTGCGAGGGAACTGATTGTGAATTTATCCGGTTACATGCGTTACAATCTGGAGCTGTCGGATGAGCTAATTGATATTCATAAGGAATTGGAGCAGGTCCGTAATTATGTAGAGATTGAGAAAGCCCGCTTCGGCAGCTGGCTGAATGTTATCTATGAGATTGATGAGGTCGCGGTGCATATTCCAAGTCTTGTCATCCAGCCGCTCGTCGAAAATGCAATTATTCATGGCATCCTCAAGGTGAAGGGACCTGGGACTGTTCGAATTCGGGTACAGGATTATCCAGAGTTTGTGCGAATCAGCGTTAGTGATACAGGAGCAGGTATTAGTGCAGATATTATTGAGCGCGTCTACCATGACCGTATGCCGGGTAACCAGATCGGGCTGTATAATGTGCATCGCCGGGTCAAGCTGATATACGGACAAGGTGTAACCATTACAAGGCTGGAACAAGGAACCGATATTTTATTTGATGTGCCCAAAGGAGATGTCGTAACAAGGTGA
- a CDS encoding LytTR family DNA-binding domain-containing protein → MRALIVEDEILASEELNYLIQEHSQIEVVDRLEDGLDVLKFLQEQEVDVIFLDINIPSLDGMMLAHHIGKFAAKPYIVFTTAYKEHAAEAFELEAFDYILKPYDEKRIAAMLHKLEMAFKRDHTPTESHVQDGPSLTADGSAVVQGELVRDMNSHTDRRINLLRNDNIIVTDTADIYYAEAQEKVTKVYTKNGEFTMPVSISDFHSRLPQDTFFRCHRSYVVNLSQIREIVPWFNNTYLLRLRDLEAEVPVSRGKVKEFRQLMRI, encoded by the coding sequence ATGAGAGCTCTTATTGTGGAAGACGAGATTCTGGCAAGCGAGGAATTGAATTATCTCATCCAGGAACATAGTCAGATTGAGGTGGTGGATCGCCTTGAAGACGGGCTGGACGTACTGAAATTTCTGCAGGAACAAGAAGTGGATGTCATTTTCCTCGATATCAATATTCCCTCGCTGGATGGCATGATGCTGGCCCATCATATTGGGAAGTTTGCAGCAAAACCCTATATTGTTTTTACTACGGCGTATAAGGAACATGCAGCAGAAGCCTTTGAACTGGAGGCATTCGATTATATTCTGAAGCCATATGACGAGAAGAGAATTGCTGCGATGCTCCATAAGCTGGAGATGGCTTTCAAGCGTGATCACACACCGACGGAGTCACATGTGCAGGATGGACCATCCCTTACGGCGGACGGATCTGCTGTTGTCCAGGGTGAACTGGTGCGGGATATGAATTCCCATACGGACAGAAGAATTAATTTGCTGCGGAATGACAATATTATTGTTACGGATACGGCAGATATCTACTATGCGGAAGCGCAAGAGAAAGTGACGAAGGTATATACCAAAAATGGGGAGTTCACCATGCCAGTGAGCATTTCGGATTTTCACAGCCGTCTGCCGCAGGACACGTTCTTTCGCTGCCACCGTTCGTATGTTGTAAATCTGTCGCAAATCCGTGAAATCGTGCCTTGGTTCAACAATACGTATCTGCTTCGCCTGCGTGATCTGGAGGCTGAAGTGCCAGTGAGTCGCGGGAAGGTCAAGGAATTCAGGCAACTCATGCGCATCTAG
- a CDS encoding OFA family MFS transporter: protein MNRWLIVLGTIIVQMGLGTIYTWSLFNQPLSDRFGWDVSSVAITFSITSFALAFATLFAGRLQERWGLQRLIRVAGVVLGLGLILSSQVSSLTLLYILAGFVVGFADGTAYITSLSNLIKWFPERKGLISGISVGAFGTGSLLFKYVNSALIGAVGPAQAFMYWGIIVLVLVVAGSFLIREAIIREQAPASKEGSKQVVARRDYTVKEMLRTKEAYMLFVIFFTACMSGLYLIGIVKDIGVQLAGLDVATAANAVAMVAIFNTAGRIILGALSDKVGRMKVIAGALLVTAVAVMTLSLVPLTFGIFFACVAAVAFCFGGNITVFPAIVADYFGLKNQSKNYGVIYQGFGFGALAGSFISALLGGFHLTFIVIAVLCAVSLLLALIITPPGQGRRARQREKQMNLKPSSRAS, encoded by the coding sequence ATGAACCGTTGGCTTATTGTTCTGGGGACGATCATTGTACAAATGGGCCTTGGAACCATCTATACCTGGAGTTTATTTAATCAACCGCTGTCTGACCGTTTCGGATGGGACGTCAGCTCGGTCGCGATAACTTTTTCAATTACCAGTTTTGCTTTGGCATTCGCCACGTTGTTTGCAGGACGTTTGCAGGAACGTTGGGGTCTTCAGCGTCTGATTCGGGTAGCCGGGGTTGTGCTCGGGCTGGGTCTGATTCTGAGTTCCCAAGTCTCTTCGTTAACACTGCTGTACATTTTGGCTGGATTTGTTGTTGGTTTTGCAGATGGTACGGCGTACATTACGTCGTTGTCCAATCTGATTAAATGGTTCCCTGAGCGTAAAGGGCTGATCTCGGGAATCTCAGTCGGTGCCTTTGGTACAGGTAGTCTATTGTTTAAATATGTGAACTCGGCGTTGATTGGTGCTGTTGGTCCTGCTCAGGCATTTATGTATTGGGGCATTATCGTTCTGGTTCTGGTGGTTGCGGGATCATTCCTGATCCGTGAAGCCATTATTCGTGAACAGGCTCCGGCAAGCAAGGAAGGATCCAAACAAGTCGTGGCACGTCGTGATTATACAGTGAAAGAGATGCTGCGTACAAAAGAAGCGTATATGCTGTTTGTTATTTTCTTCACGGCATGTATGAGCGGCTTGTATCTGATCGGTATTGTCAAAGATATCGGTGTACAGCTTGCAGGTCTTGATGTAGCTACAGCTGCCAACGCAGTGGCCATGGTCGCGATCTTCAACACGGCAGGACGGATTATTCTGGGTGCATTGTCCGATAAAGTTGGACGGATGAAAGTCATCGCTGGTGCGCTGCTGGTTACAGCCGTAGCTGTTATGACACTTAGTCTGGTTCCACTAACCTTCGGGATTTTCTTCGCCTGTGTAGCGGCCGTTGCATTCTGCTTCGGTGGTAATATTACGGTATTCCCGGCGATTGTAGCCGATTACTTCGGACTGAAAAATCAGAGCAAAAACTATGGCGTGATCTATCAGGGATTTGGATTTGGTGCTTTGGCCGGATCGTTTATTAGCGCCCTCTTGGGTGGATTCCATCTTACCTTCATCGTGATTGCCGTACTCTGTGCAGTCTCGCTGTTGCTCGCATTGATCATCACCCCTCCAGGTCAAGGTCGTCGTGCACGTCAACGTGAAAAACAGATGAACCTGAAGCCTTCATCACGGGCAAGCTAA
- a CDS encoding GNAT family N-acetyltransferase, whose protein sequence is MKFIKYTQPDFDDYYALVSNTDVMKQITERAIPEQEARTQFESMLDFNERSTCGHYRVFSEDGDGVAYAKLIPDEADPNRAEIGYMILPEHWGKGQGTSIASRLIIQAQAAGIGSLYAVIDPSNVASRQILTRQNFVSTWTGDYEGLPGEILELNLQMKR, encoded by the coding sequence ATGAAATTCATTAAATACACACAACCTGATTTTGATGATTATTATGCATTGGTTTCCAATACGGACGTGATGAAACAGATTACAGAACGTGCAATACCGGAGCAAGAGGCGAGAACGCAATTCGAGTCCATGCTGGATTTCAATGAACGTTCCACTTGTGGACATTACCGGGTATTTAGCGAAGATGGTGACGGTGTGGCGTATGCCAAATTGATTCCGGATGAGGCAGACCCGAACCGAGCTGAAATAGGTTACATGATCCTGCCTGAACACTGGGGCAAAGGACAGGGGACATCCATAGCGTCGCGGTTGATTATTCAGGCCCAAGCCGCGGGAATTGGATCGCTCTATGCAGTTATTGACCCGTCTAACGTCGCTTCCCGTCAGATCTTAACCAGACAGAACTTTGTGTCCACCTGGACTGGCGATTACGAGGGGCTTCCTGGTGAGATTTTGGAGTTAAATCTTCAAATGAAGCGATAA